The stretch of DNA gggaagccaatgtggaagaatcgcttggggccaggaatttgagaccagcctgggcaacatagcaagaccctgtctctacaaaaattgtttcaaaaaatattagctaggtgtggttacagcatgtgcctgtagtcttacttactcagaagtctgaggcaggaggatcacttaagcccaggagttcaaggctgcagtgagccatgatcacaccactacactccagcctgggtgatggagcaagaccctgtctcaacaacaacacaaaaccaaaacaaaagaacagacaaaaactcatgctgaaatttgatcTCTAATATGTGGgatgtgggaggtgggaggtgtttgggtcaggCAGGTGAGTTGAATCCCTCATGTGTAGGTTAATTTGGGGTGGGGGGTGAATGAGGTCTTGCTCTCATAGGCATGGATTAGTTTCCAGGCTTGTTAAGAGCCTGGCTTCCTaggcttctcttccttcctctcttgctgTGTGATCTCTTTGCACTTGCCTGTTCCCCTTCTactttctgccatgagtggaaacAGCCTGAGGCCCTTACCAGATTCAACTGCCCAATCTTcgacttcccagcctgcagaactgtaagctaaacaaacctcttttctttataaattaccgagcCTCAGGTGTTCTCTTACAgtgaaacagactaagacagttaCCTTACAACCTAATTTGAAGGTGGCAGAAATTCATCAAGGACTACAGAATCAGCAAAATAACATAGATTGATACGAAAGAAGTATaagtttgtaaatgttttatgaaaGAATATACATATTTCCATTAACTTTCACTTCATTTGTTCATTCGTTTGGTATATATGCCCTATTATTTGCCAGGCACCTGTCCAGTTGCCAGGGATATCATGAGGAAAATAACAAAGCCCTGCTTTATGGGTGTTACAATCTCTGGCAGGTAGGGAGAAGATGAACAATTAAACAAGCATTTCAGACAGTGATACATGCTGTAAAGAACATACAatgaatgggctgggcacagtggctcatgcctgtaatcccagaaatttgggaggccatgatggaaggactgcttgcagccaggagttggagaccagcctggtcaatgtggcaagaccccatatctaaacaaacaaacaaacaaatgatgaATGATATAAAAGTGCCTGAAATGGTGGTAATTTATAGGGGACTAAATGCATTAATTATAGGGCAATAATGTCCATGCATAAATACAGGCTCTACAAACAAATAGGTGTATGACACTGGGTAAATTatcaccctctctgtgcctcagttttctcatctgtagaatgggcaTAATAATAGTACTTAATGGGGTTATTGGATTATATAATGTGTGTAGAGCAGTTTgaatagtacctggcacacagtgctGTGTAAGTGTTTTCAACTATTTTCCCCTTTTGAGTAAGTAACTCATATACTGAGCTAAGGCCTAAATATTAGGAAGAGTCTTAAACTAAGAATATAGGTAACTTAAAAGAAACTCTGTATCAAATAAGGAATAATTAGACTAAAATGCCACTCTCGTCTTTATATTTGCATGATATACATTAACGAAAATACAGGAAGCTTTAAGTATCGCAGCAACACTCATGATCCATCTTCACCCTCGTGAGAGCTCCCGTCACTCTCTCCTTTACTCTCACCGCTGCTGTCTTCCTCACTATCTTCACTGTCTTTCTCACGATTCTGAGTTTTCTCTGCCACAAAAAGGAAGAGGATTAAGGTGTTGCTTAATATTTCGCTCTGAAAAATAattctccctgcccctccctctacaaagaaatacataCATTTGCAATGTAAGAACTGAGTTGGACTTGGCTAACTGCACATAGAGTCAAAGTGGTAGTACAAACTAGAAACGTTATTTTTACCGGCATACAGgtatttttgatttaaaattaacttaaaaatagaTCTATAAAACTAATTTTACTATTGTCaatgaatttatattaaataattttatagaattcTTTCTATCACAGAATTTCATTGACCACAGTAAAACCATTCATCGAAAGGAAGTGAGACAGGGCAATTTAGAGGCTTTGGCGTCCCTTGGAATTGTGGGTAACTCCTTTAACACATGGCTGTGTTTGCCTGTTCTGCTTCTCAGTACCTGTTGCCTGGTGCCTAGGGAGCCTGCATTGCTTGGGCAGTTCTATCCCACAGAAAGAAGGGCGTCACTGTGACCATCCACAGAGGACAAGCTGTTTCACTAAACCATTTAAGACAGCTATGTAGCCTTTTCTTAACCACTTCCTAAAGATATATTGACAATCTCCCGGGATAATGGGTTTTTAAAGAGTGACTGCTTATAGTTCTATAAGAAACAaggaatttcaatttttaaaattacccatCAGCAACATTTCTTCAATAAGTGTGAAGAACTCCTTGGCCTCAGaattttctggttcatagattAGGACTGAAAATGGACAAGAGAATGTGTTATTAAGGTTCAGTGTTTCAGGAAAAGGATCCTTAGAATGAAATTGAACTGTCACTCAGAGCAAGTGAAATGCACAAAGCGATAAACACTAATGATTATACCACAGGTATATCTCAGTGCAAATATAAAAAATGCTGCACTTATATTTGGTGCTTTGGAAGAGAAAtgatcctcatttttttttctgagacactgtcttgctctgtcacccagactggagtgcactggcacaatcttggctcattgcagcctccgcctcctgggttcaagagattctcctgcctcagcctcctgagtagctgggactacaggcatgtgtcaccatgcctggctaggttttgtatttttagtagagacggggttgcaccatgttgcccaggctggtcttgaattcctgacctcaagtgacctgcccacctcagcctcccaaagtgctgggattataggcatgaaccaccactcccgccctcattttattttctacctcCTATCCATAGAATGCAATCTCTATCACCTCAGTATGGCTTCCCTCATAGGCCAGTAGCCAAAGTGTTTCATGAACATAATCATTTCCCAAAGAAGGTACAAATCCTGCCAAATATGGAGACTTTGCTAATGAGAAGACTGTGTGCCTAGAGGTCTGTTAATCCTTCATCACATGTCATCCACCTGTCTACATGACATCCTTTACTAAAGGTCTCATCAGAACACaaaggaagtttttatttttattttttaatgcaaccTCTTCCATGGTAGAgatgcccctttttttttttttttttttttttacatctttccAATAGGGGAAAGTGATGttacttctttctcttcatcttgACAGCTTTCACTGTAGTCTACACCCTGGTCATCGCCGGCTTAACAATGTTCTCTGCCTTCATTGAACCCACTGTTTTTAGCACTATTTATTCCTTTCTGCTGATCCTTTATGTGACTGTGTCACCTTTCTTTTGGAACTCACCAATAGACTTTTTGAGGCTATTAGTATGTTACCAAAACCCTAGAGGCCAGAAAGATTTCTACCCTTAGTTTCAGAGTTGTCTAGACTATTTTATTCACCTTTTTACAAAATGCTCCACAGGTCCCTCTCTACTACTTCCTATCAGCCTTGAGGAGTATTCATAATTCCATGTCATCCATTTAATGTTGTGACTCCTGCTCAATATCTTGGTGGCCCCCAAGGGGGCACTGAAACATCAAGTGTGCTCTTCCTCTGGCTAAAAGTAAGagataattgggaggctgagcacggtggctcacacttgtaatcccagcactttgggaggctgaggtgggtggggcaCTTGAAGTCGAGTTCGAGACTGTGTTCAGAATGCAACCAGTTCCACATGGgggaaacccgtctctactaaaaatataaaaattagctaggcatggtggcacatgcctgtaatctcagctacttgtgaggctgaggcataggaatcacttgaactcaagaagcaaaggttgtagtgagctgagatcgccccacttcactccagctgGGTTGAcagagctgtctcaaaaaaaaaaaaaagaagaaagaaagacagaaagaaagaaagaaagaaggaaggaaggaaggaagaaagaaaaagaaagaaagaaagaaagaaagaaagaaagaaagaaagaaagaaagaaagaaagaaagaaagaaagaaagactccaCTAGAGCTGAGTATAAGATACACATGGGACACCatgaaaaaaagtcaaatttatgTGTAATTGGAGACcaggaacagaagagagagaatagGGTAGAAGTGGTATTTGAAAAGGAAATGGCCAAGAAATTTTCAAAGCTGATGGAAACATCAACCCAGAGAGTTAAGAAACTCAGCACATGCCCCAAACAGTATAACTGCAACAAAAACCCACAACTATTTTGAACATCAAGTCAAGCCATTAAAaaccaaagacagaaagagaaataaggtGGATCATATCATTGCTCTCCTCAAAAGCCTCCAGTGGTTTTCCCACCTCAGAACAAACAGGAAGATCTTTATATCAAGAAGAGATCCTATGCAGTCTGACAACCCCCTGCCCATGACCTCTCTGACTTCATTTCCTTTCACACTTCCCCCTGCTCATTCTGCTCCAGTTACACTGTCCTCCTTGCTATTCCTTTCAGGCACACTCCTGTCATAGCATATTTGCCATTCATCCTCCCCAGCACACGCTTCCTCCAGATATTCACGTGGCTATTCCTCAAGTCTTTCACTGAGGCCTCCCTGGGCCATCCTATTTAAAACTGCTTTGCCTTCCTCCAGTACCTTCTATTCCTTCTTCCTTACTTTATTTTTCACCATGGCATCTATCATTCATGAGACACTATTCATCTGTTTATTGTCTTTCCAACACTAGACACAAATGTGGGACTGTCATCTGAGTGACTACTGTATTTCCAGTGCCTGGAATTGTGGCTGGCACGTGTAGGCACTCAATGTTTGTGGGGTAAATGCATGTTCAGTTAAGGTTCGAGTGCTGTACCACCTGACACTTCTCTGAAACTAAAGGTATAAAGTTACTAACCCATCATCATGAGGGTGAAATTTTTGACTTATTTTCCAGTGGTGCTAATTAGTCAATGTTAGTTTACATTAATTTATTCCACTAGAATGTACTCTAGAAGTCTGAATTAGTCCTTACACCAACAAACCTAGTTTACTATCAAGGAATCACTGAGACACGATTGGGGAATTCACTAAACTTATAATAATCACACCATCTTACATATTACGgaattcatttttgaaaacaaagagaagattAGAAAATATCAAAGTATTTTGTACTTACTCATCTGACATAATTTTTTTGCCAGATGGTACTCTCGGGCCATTTCTGCTCTCAGGAACTGAAAAACATTAAATTCTTCAAATAAGTGAATGTAAATGTTGTAACTCTAAACTCCCTAGAAAAATCTtccattaataattattttgcttttaacatttccaTATGTTTTTCCAGGAGTCAGTCTATAACCAATCAATCACGGATATTGAAGGACCTCTGATGGCAAAGCCACATGCGGTAAGGATGATACCTCTGCTTTCCTTCAACTATATACTGTGTATGTACTACTGAACAATTTGATTCAACTGGCACAGATAGTGAAGACATTAATCACTTTAATATTCCTTTGCTTTAGATA from Callithrix jacchus isolate 240 chromosome 6, calJac240_pri, whole genome shotgun sequence encodes:
- the ERICH2 gene encoding glutamate-rich protein 2 isoform X4, with the translated sequence METVNEPETGEVSKDAVIVKQEKNNEYSLQDIDNKLSESAEDDGEDDTSDEDNDEDSNPKKNIQAPLELMAEFLRAEMAREYHLAKKLCQMILIYEPENSEAKEFFTLIEEMLLMEKTQNREKDSEDSEEDSSGESKGESDGSSHEGEDGS